The proteins below are encoded in one region of Nilaparvata lugens isolate BPH chromosome X, ASM1435652v1, whole genome shotgun sequence:
- the LOC120354973 gene encoding putative uncharacterized protein DDB_G0286901, producing the protein MDNPLISRPIAKHHLHIIPEYTGNPIELLSFLEVVEKLKNDYCNNRIAEAADNHWILLHYCKNKLHGPAKDVILNSTVDDLSNLIDVLKNNFADNRTVEQLTMELLAMKSHQKEHPIQFINRLQQKRTVIISRHKLDGLTGPILETISSQLDKQIVMILVEGINHQLGAHLQTLGIKDLSDARQAIINKSSAYLKHLGFTTDVTQMNQTFSKSEGKQNSSNSNQNSHPKNFHQFQNQNNSNQRNFSQSQNRNFNFNQRNFSQPQNHFNQRNFSQPQNNFNRGQSFQSRFRNGQSFQNHNFNRNPNANFNNNNQNLNQKSNDVSMRTVSNFQKFPVHNIESSENEFSEFESMNARMSSMENAVSDLCEKMNHFLEVGSNNNPKT; encoded by the coding sequence ATGGATAACCCCCTTATTTCAAGACCAATTGCGAAACATCACCTACACATAATACCTGAATATACAGGAAACCCAATAGAACTACTTAGCTTTCTCGAAGTtgtcgaaaaattgaaaaatgactatTGTAATAATCGTATCGCGGAAGCAGCAGACAATCATTGGATCCTCCTTCACTATtgtaaaaacaaattacatggaCCTGCTAAAGATGTAATCCTCAACAGTACAGTAGATGACCTCTCAAATttgattgatgttttgaaaaacaaCTTTGCCGATAATAGGACAGTAGAACAATTAACTATGGAACTGCTTGCTATGAAATCACACCAAAAAGAACACcctattcaattcataaatagactGCAACAAAAAAGAACCGTGATTATCTCAAGACACAAACTCGATGGACTAACTGGTCCAATTCTTGAAACTATCTCATCTCAGTTGGATAAacaaattgtaatgattttagtCGAAGGAATCAACCACCAGCTTGGAGCTCACCTACAAACGCTAGGAATCAAAGACCTCAGTGATGCAAGACAGGCTATTATCAATAAGAGTAGtgcttatttgaaacatttaggaTTTACTACTGATGTAACACAAATGAATCAAACTTTCAGTAAATCTGAAGGAAAACAAAACTCGTCAAATTCCAATCAAAATTCGCATCCGAAAAATTTCCATCAgtttcaaaaccaaaacaattcaaatcaaagaaacttttctcaatctcaaaatcgtaatttcaatttcaatcagagaaatttttctcaacctcaaaatcatttcaatcagagaaatttcTCTCAGcctcaaaataatttcaacagagGACAATCCTTTCAAAGTAGATTTCGTAATGGACAAAGTTTCCAAAATCACAACTTCAATCGTAATCCAAATGCAAACTTCAATAATAACaaccaaaatttgaatcaaaaatcaaacgaTGTGAGCATGAGAACagtttccaactttcaaaagtTTCCAGTTCACAATATTGAATCTTCTGAAAATGAGTTTTCCGAATTTGAAAGCATGAATGCTAGAATGAGTTCTATGGAAAATGCTGTAAGTGACCTTTGCGAgaaaatgaatcattttttaGAAGTAGGCTCGAACAACAATCCAAAAACGTAG